Part of the Diprion similis isolate iyDipSimi1 chromosome 10, iyDipSimi1.1, whole genome shotgun sequence genome, cagcagcagtaacgGCAGCGACAACGGCATCAGTGGCAACAGCAGGGGCTGAGATAGTACGTTAGTCTGGTGGAGGAAGGTGACAGGGTGATGGTGCAATTTGTTCAAGGTCTAGGAGGAACAAGGTGGTAACGGGAACGAGGATCGTAAGATGGGGACGATGAGGCATTGGTGTTTCTGCCATGCGCCATGCGTGCGAGAGGAAGGCTCCGATAACGGACCAGACTGAGATCAGTTGTCCATGGCGTATCTACGGGTCCATTCTTTGGCATTGCGTATCGCTTCACCTTCGTTAATCTTCCACAATTCGGCGACATCGTTTGCTAATGGATCATCAGGGTTTGGTGCACTCAAGAGAGCCTGTATTGACAGCAGTACTGTCCTTATCTGAAGAGCAGGACTCCATTTGTCCTTCAATATATCCAGGCAGATTCTGCCCAATCTGGTCGCGTGAAAACAATACGATCAAGCGTTTTAATTATcggttcaactttttcaacagTTTACATTTACGaatatattgtaataacaGATGAAGCATACCTGTCTATATTAGgatgatatatttttgtaataaatctAACTTTGGGGGCTGACATTGGGTAGTCCTCTGGTAGAAATAATTCTAGTTTAAACAATCCGCCTTCGAACGGTGAGTCTTCGGGACCCGTTACAATGACGTGAAAGTATCTAGCGTTAGCATCGTCTGGTACGGCGCTGATGCCAGGAACCGGCTCCTGCATCAATCTCTGCGTCTCTTTTATTATACGGCGTGGCAGGTCCGCCATTATTAATCTGTAAGAAAAGCGATGAACAACAAGATGAAATCGGTATCCGACAAGAACGGGGAACGGAGCTGAGAAGAATAAACAGGCAAATAATAACCTTACAATCGAAGCAAAATGCAAAGTACATATACGTCAATCCAAAAGTCTACAGCAATGATATGTACACatacaaattattatcacgAATCAgtgtaatcaatttttcattctctgattaaaaaataaaacgagaaataatgggagtaaaaaaaaaaaaggaaggcaaAAATTACGGCGATCTCTCGCGAAAGCAGGATGACGGCAGTATATTCGAGTAAACAAAGGAGTATATCATTGGGCGGCGAGTTATTTCGACATTAGATCGAAGCCGCTGTTCGTGCTTTGGCAAGCGATGGGTGTTTGCATTGCGGAACAGTAACTGTAACAATGTACGTACAttttggtttaaaaaatgtgccCGCGTCACCCCGAAGGTCTGGCAGTATGCGTACTCCGTCACTGTTACTGATGGTCCTGAGGGTATTCGTGATTTCCTGCCAGCTCTCGCGAGATCCTCGGTGGTGGTGTACTACTTTCGGCTAGCGGTTTAATCGTCtctttatattttctattgGCGTTCGCCGATACCTCGGTAGACTCTTCACCTCTTGGTTAAGGACAAATTAGGTTAACACGAGTCGGACAGTGAAATTAGGCTTTTAAACAATCTATTAGTACCTAGTCTTCGATTTCTattatgaaatgaaaactattttaatttttcaacacgatCAAGTGTATGTACCCACAGCTAGGTTCTGTGTTTCTTGCAATTTCGATAGTTAACTTCCTTATAC contains:
- the LOC124411806 gene encoding ubiquitin-conjugating enzyme E2 N, which codes for MADLPRRIIKETQRLMQEPVPGISAVPDDANARYFHVIVTGPEDSPFEGGLFKLELFLPEDYPMSAPKVRFITKIYHPNIDRLGRICLDILKDKWSPALQIRTVLLSIQALLSAPNPDDPLANDVAELWKINEGEAIRNAKEWTRRYAMDN